Genomic window (Allostreptomyces psammosilenae):
AGGACGGCCTGGTGCACGTCTCCGCCATGTCGAAGAGCTTCGTGAAGGATCCGCGGGACGTCGTCAAGCCGGGGGACATCGTCCGGGTCCGGGTGCTGGACGTCGACGTCCCGCGGGGGCGCATCTCGCTCAGCCTGCGCCTGGACGAGGACGCCCCGAAGCCGGAGCAGCGCGGCGGCGCGCCGGCCGGTCGCGGCCGTGAGCGCGACCGCGACCGGGGCGACCGCGGCGGCGGGCGGAGCGGTGGCGGGCGGGGCTCCGCGCGCCGCGGCCAGCCGCGCCAGCAGGGCAGGAGCGGCGGATTCACCGGCGACACGGCGCTCGCCGACGCGCTGCGCCGCGCCGGCCTCGACAAGGGCCTGTGACGCCACGGCCCGCGACGCCCCGACGTCCTGACGCCACTGATCCCTGACGCCACTGAGCCCTGACCCCCCGGGCGGCGGTCGGCCTGCCGCCCGCCGCCCGGTGGCCCGCGCCCCCGAGCGGCGGCCCGGGCTCCCCGGCCGCCCCCCGGGCTTCCCGCCCACCGGGACGGCCACTACGGGCCACCTCCGCGCCCGCAAAAGCCGGGCGGCGGCCACGCCCGCTCTGCCACCATGACCTGAGTTCCCTCCGACCGTGGCTGCCGACACCGTCGTCCAGCGGCCTCCCTCCTTGCCCGCCCCCGGGCAGAGGAGCCTCCCTCCTCGCCCGCCCCACGGGCGGGAGGGCCCGCCCTCCTGCCCGTCCCCGGGCGGGAGGCCGGCGGCATGCCACCGGCACCCGAACTAGGCGCTCAGGAGAGTCATGACGTCGCCGCAGGAGCCCATGGACCACCGCTACCGCGGGGAACATCCGGTGCGCACCCTGCTGTACCTCTTCCGGGACGAGCGCGTGGCGCTCGTCCTGGCCGTTCTCGTCTTCGTGGTCAAGCACAGCCCGACCTGGCTGCTCCCGCTCGTCACCGCCAACATCATCGACGTGGTGGTCCAGCACGGACCGATCACCGACCTGTGGATCAACGTCGGCGTCATCCTGGTGATCCTGCTGGTCAACCCCCCGCTCCACCTCCTCTACGTCCGGTGGCTGCACGGCGCGGTGCGCCGCACCGGGAGCCGGCTGCGCTGGGCGCTGTGCGGCCGCATGCAGCAGCTCTCCATCGGCTACCACGCGCGGATGAGCGCCAGCGTGCTCCAGGCCAAGGTCATCCGCGACGTGGAGACCATCGAGCAGATGATCGTGCAGACGGTGGACGGCGGGCTCGGCTCGCTCACCGTGCTGATCGGCGGCCTGGTCATCATCGGGGTCAGCGCCCCCGCCTTCCTGCCCGTCTTCCTGGTCGTGGTGCCCGCCGCGGCCTACCTCGTGGCCCGGCTGCGCGCCCGGATGCGCACCCGCAACGAATCGTTTCGGCGCGAGGTCGAACTGCTCTCCAGCCGCGTGCACGAGATGACCAGCCTGATCCCGATCACCCGCGCCCACGCCCTGGAGAGCGACGCCCTGCGCCGGGTGGACGGCTCGCTGCGCCAGGTGCTGGACTCCGGCCTGCGGCTGGACCGGATCAACGGTCGGTTCGCCTCGCTGGCCTGGGTCCTGCTCAACATCCTCGGGGTGGTCACGCTCGCCGCCGCGGCGCTGGTCGTCTACTACGACGTGCTGCCGCTCACCCCCGGCGACGTGGTGATGCTCAGCTCGTTCCTGACCATCCTCACCGGCTCCACCACCGCGCTGATGAGCCTGACCCCGGTCATCACCAAGGGCCTGGAGTCGGTCCGCTCGGTCGGCGAGGTGCTCCAGGCGCCCGACCTGGAGAACAACGCGGGCAAGGCGCAGGTGACCCGGGTCGAGGGCGCCTTCGAGTTCCGCTCGGTGGGCTTCCGCTACGAGGGATCCGACGCGAGCGCGGTGCGGGACTTCACGCTCACCGTCTCGCCCGGCGAGACCATCGCCTTCGTCGGCGCCTCCGGGGCCGGCAAGTCGACCGTTCTGAACCTGCTCATCGGCTTCCTGCGGCCCACCTCCGGCCGGATCCTGCTCGACGGCACCGACATGGAGACCCTGGACCTGCGCAGCTACCGGCGCTTCCTGTCCGTCGTGCCGCAGGAATCCATCCTCTTCCAGGGCACCATCCGGGAGAACGTCACCTACGGCCTGCCGCAGGTCTCCGAGGAGAAGCTGCTGGCGGCGCTGCGCGACGCCAACGCCCTGGAGTTCATCGAGCGGATGCCCGACGGCCTGGACACCGTCGTCGGGGAACGCGGGGCCCGGCTGTCCGGCGGCCAGAAGCAGCGGCTGGCGATAGCCCGGGCGCTGATCCGCGACCCGCGGGTGCTCATCCTCGACGAGGCCACCTCGGCGCTCGACACCGCGTCGGAGGCGCTGGTGCAGCAGGCCCTCGCCCGGCTGGTGCGGGGACGCACCACCTTCGTCGTGGCCCACCGGCTGTCGACCATCAAGGGGGCCGACCGGATCGTGGTGATGCGCCACGGCGGGATCGAGGAGGTCGGCTCCCACGAGGACCTGCTCGCGCGGGCCGGCGCCTACACCTCACTGCAGGCCCACCAGCTCGCCTGAACCCGACCCCGCCCGCCGTCGCCGCCCCCGGGTGCCGGCTACCCCGCTCCGGCCGCCTCCGGCCGGAGCGGGGTCTGCACCCACAGGGCGGCGTCCCCCTCCCCGGCCGGCCGCAGCACCGAGAACAGGTACGGCCGCACCGACCCGTCGGGCTCCCGCACCCGCACCTCGCGTGCCCGGAACTCCGCGACGCCCCGGCAGGTCCACCAGTGCGCCAGCTCGGGCACGTCCGCGCCCAGCACCGCGCGCAGCCCGGCCGCGCGCGGATCCCCGGCCCGTTCGCCGAGCCGCAGGTTGAGCAGCGCCAGCACGTCCCGGGCCAGGGCCTCCCACCCGACGACCGCCTCCCGCACCGCCGGGTCCGCCACCAGCCACCACATCAGGTTGCGGCGGTCCGCCGGCAGGCGCCCCGGATCGGACCAGCGCCGCCGGTGCGCCCGGTTGCACGCGAGGATGTCCAGGCCGCCGTCCAGCAGCAGGGCGGGGCTGTCCGTCCAGCTCTCCAGCACCGGCCGCAGGCGGGCGGCCAGCGCCGCGCGGGAGTCCGCCCCGGCCCGCTCCGGCGCGTCGGGGCCCCGGACCGCCGGGCCGTGGAAGCCGGCCAGCGCCAGCAGGTGGGCCCGCGCGTCCGCGCTCAGCCGCAGCGCGCCGGCCAGCGCCTCCACCACCTGCCGGGAGGGATCCACCCGGCCCTGCTCCAGCCAGGTGTACCAGGCCACGCTGACCCCGGAGAGGGTGGCGACCTCCTCGCGGCGCAGCCCGGGGGTCCGCCGCCGGGCCGTGGTCCGCACCCCCACGGTCCCCGGCGCCAGTGCCTCCCGGTGCGCCCGGAGGAAGGCGCCGAGTTCCCGCCGCCGTGCCTGATCCCGCATGGGTCCCCTGTGTCCGCCCCGTCGGCGCGCGGTACGCGCCGTCCGCTGTCCTGTGACCGGCACCAACAGGATGAACGGTCGCCTTGTTCCGCCGTCGGCGCGGCCGGAGACTCCCCGCATGCAGATCGGTATGAAGATCGCTCCGAGCGGGCGCGCCCGCAACGACGTGGACGACCTCCTGGAGCAGGCCCGTCGCGCCACCGCGGCGGGCTTCGCGGCGCTGTGGGCGCCCCAGGGCTTCTCCTACGACGCCCTCACCGCCCTGGCCGTCCTCGCCCGGGACCCGGGCGTGGCCGGGGTCGAGCTGGGGGTGACGGTGGTGACCGCGCAGAGCCGCCACGCGATCACCACGGCGAGCCAGGCCAGGACCCTCCAGGCGGCGTCCGGCGGGCGCGCGGTGCTGGGGATCGGGGCCAGCCACGCGGGGTTCTCCGAGCGCTTCGGCGTCCCCTTCGACCGGCCGGCGGCCTACGTCGAGGAGTACCTGGACGCGCTGCTGCCCCTGCTGCGGGACGAGGAGGTCCGGGTGCGCGGCGAGCGGGTGACCGCCTGCACGGCCGGCGTGTCCACGGCGGTGGCCGGTGCCGAGCGTCCCGTCCCGGTGCTGCTCGGCGCGCTCGGACCGCGGATGCTGCGGCTGGCCGGTGGGCGGGCGGACGGCACGGTGACGTTCATGGCGGGCCCCCGGACGATCGGCGGGCACATCGCCCCCGCCGTCACCGCGGCCGCCCACGCCGCGGGCCGCCCGGCGCCCCGGGTGCTGGTCGGGGTGAACGTGTCGCTGACCGGCGAGCCGGACCGGGTCCGCGCCGAGGTGGACGCCGAGCTGTCCTGGGTGGCGGACCTGCCCTCCTACCGGCGGCTGCTCGACCTGGAGGGAGCCGGCTCACCCGGGGAGATCACGGTCGCCGGGGACGAGCGGGCCGTGCGCCGGGGGATCCGCCGTCTCGCGGAGGCGGGCGCGACCGGCCTCAACGTCACCCCGGTGGGCACGCCCGCGGAGGTGGGCCGCACGATCGAGCTGCTGGGCGCCCTCGCCGGTGAGCTGGGCGGGCCCGTGGCCGGAGGCGCGGACGTCGGCGGGGCGGCGGAGGGCTGACCCCTCCCCGACGGGGACCGGGCGGGGACCGGGCGGGGACCGGCGGGGAGGGGCCAGCGGACCGGGGCGGGCGGCCGGCTCGGCCGGTGGCCGCGGCGACCCAGCGCGTGCGGCTCCCCCTCCGCCCCGGGGCGGGGCGTCGAGGGGCGCCGACAGTCAGCCTGACTCACCGTCAGATTTCCCACAAGGGAGCGAACGGGCATGTCACGAGCGCGACATCGCCCGGCAATCCCGCCGTTTCCTCCGCCCCCGGCGGAGCGCCACCTCCGGCGCCGGCCCGTGCCGGAGGCGACCGATCCGCAGCGGTCTCCCGGCCCTGCCGCCGACCGGACGGCGAAACCACGATCCATCCACGGCAAACGCGCACACAACGGGGTATTCCGGGTAAGGGACCCACATGCCCACCATGCCGTGCGGCGGTCACGGGGCTCCGCGTGCCGGAGCGCGGACCCCGCGCGGACCCGCCGCCACCACCGGATTCCCCGGCCCGCGACCGGCGCGTTCCCGCGGACCGGCCCTCGCGCTGGCCACCCTGCTCACCGCCCTGGCCGCGCTGCTGGGCGCCGGCCCCCTCGGCGGCGCGACGCCGGCCCGGGCCGCCACCGGCCTGGAGGAGATCGGGGCCGCGCTCCGCGACGACCCCGTCTACGTCGAGCCCTCCGTCTCCGACCGCCTCCCCGAGCGGGCCGCCGACGACCTCACCCGGCGGATCGACGCCTCCGACGTGCCCATCTACGTCGCGGTGCTGCCCGACGACCCCGCCTACGGCGGCGAACAGGTCTTCGAACGGCTGCGCGCGGCCGTGGGCCGACCTGGCGTCTACGCCGTCGCCCTCGGCTCCGACTTCGGCGCCGCCTCCGACTCCTCGGTGCTGCCCGGAGCCACCGCCCAGGCACTGGCCACCGCGAACCTGGCCGAGCACGACGGCGACCTCGAAGCCGTCCTCGACCACTACGTGGCCGACGTCAGCACCGCGGTGCACGGCACCGACGAGGCCGGCACCCAGGACGCGCGCGGCGGCGGCACGGTCGTCGCCGTGCTGCTGCCCCTGCTCATCCTCGCCCTGGCCGCCGGCGCCGGCGGCCTGTACCTGATGCGCGCCAACCGCCGCCGCCGCGACCGGGAACGGGAGGAACTCGCCCGGGTGCGCACCGCCGTGGACGAGGACATCACCGCCTACGGGGAGGCGCTGGACCGCCTGGACTTCACCCCCACCGACCCCGACGCCACCCCCGAGGCGCTCGACGACTACCGCCACGCCCTCGACGCCTACGACCTGGCCAAGCGGCGCGCTGCCGCCGCCCGCCGGCCGCAGGACGTCCGGGCGGTGACCGAGGCGCTGGAGGACGGCCGCTTCCGCCTGGCCGTCCTCGACGCCCGGCGCCACGGCCGGCCGCTCCCGCAGCGCCGCCCGCCCTGCTTCTTCGACCCCCGCCACGGCCCCTCGGTGCGCGACGTCGAGTGGACCCCGGACGGCGGCACGGCCCGCACCGTACCGGTGTGCGCGGCCGATGCCACCCGGCTGGACGACGGACTGCCGCCGGTCGTGCGCACCGTCCCCGGCGACGACGGCGGGCGGCGGCCCTACTGGGAGGCCGGCCCGGCCTACGGCCCGTGGGCCGGCGGCTACTTCGCCGGCTACGGCGCCACGCTGCTGCCCAGCCTGCTGGTCGGCACGATGCTGGGCAGCGCCCTGTACGCGCCCGGACCCGGCTGGTACGGCGGCGGAGCGGGCGAGGACGGCGGCGACTTCGGCGGAGGCTTCGGCGACGGCGGTGGCGGCGACGTCGGCGGCGGGGACTTCGGCGGAGGCTTCGGCGGCGACGTAGGCGGGGGGTTCTGACCCGGGGCGGCGCCCGCGCCCCGGCGCCCACCGGGGCCGGGGCGTCGCCTCGCGGTCGAAGGCGGCCAGTAGGATTTGCCTCCTCATGGCTGCCACCCTCGTCGCAAAGGAGCTCGCCGCCGGACACGGCGACCGGGCACTGTTCTCCGCGCTCGACCTCGTCGTCGCCCCCGGCGACGTCGTCGGCCTGGTCGGCGCCAACGGCGCCGGCAAGTCCACCCTGCTGCGCCTGCTCGCCGGCCTGGCGACGCCCGAGCAGGGCCAGGTCCGACTCAGCCCGCCCACCGCGACCGTCGGCTACCTGCCGCAGGAGCCGGAGCGCCGCCCCGGCGAGACGGTCGCGGCCTTCCTCGGCCGCCGCACCGGCGTCACCGCCGCCCAGGCCGACCTCGACGCCGCCACCGAGGCGCTGGTGGACGGCCGGCCGGGCGCCGACGACGCCTACGCCACCAGCCTGGAGCGCTGGCTGGCCCTCGGCGGAGCCGACCTGGAGGAACGGGCCGAGGAGGTGGCCGCCGCGCTCGGCCTCGCCGTCGGCCTCGACGCGCCGATGACCGCCCTCTCCGGCGGCCAGGCCGCCCGCGTCGGACTGGCCTCCCTGCTGCTCAGCCGCTACGACGTCTTCCTCCTCGACGAACCCACCAACGACCTCGACCTGGACGGCCTGGCCCGGCTGGAGGAGTTCGTCACCGGCCTGCGCGCCGGCACCGTGCTGGTCAGCCACGACCGCGAGTTCCTCACCCGCACCGTCACCCGGGTCGTCGAACTCGACCTCGCCCAGCAGCAGGTGCGCGCCTACGGCGGCGGCTACGCCGCCTACCTGGAGGAACGCGAGGTCGCCCGCCGGCACGCCCGCGAGGAGTACGAGGAGTACGCCGACACCCGGGCCGCCCTGGAGGCACGCGCCCGGACCCAGCGCGCCTGGATGGAGAAGGGCGTCAAGAACGCCCGCCGCAAGGCCGGCGACAACGACAAGATCGGGCGCAAGTTCCGCACCGAGGCCACCGAGAAGCAGGCCAGCAAGGCCCGGCAGACCGAGCGGCTGATCGAGCGGCTGGAGGTGGTGGAGGAGCCCCGCAAGGAGTGGGAGCTGCGGATGAGCATCGCCGCGGCGCCCAGGTCCGGGGCGGTCGTCGCCACCCTGCGCGGCGCGACGGTGCGGCGCGGCGGCTTCACGCTCGGACCGGTCGACCTCCAGGTGGACTGGGCCGACCGGATCGCCATCACCGGCGCCAACGGCGCCGGCAAGTCCACCCTGCTCGGCGTGCTGCTCGGCAGGGTTCCGCTGGACGCCGGGCACGCCGCGCTCGGCTCCGGGGTCGTCGTCGGCGAGGTCGACCAGGCCCGGGCGCACTTCCACGGCGCCGCGCCGCTGCTGGACGCGTTCGAGGCGGCCGTGCCCGAGATGACGCCCGCCGACGTGCGTACGCTTCTGGCCAAGTTCGGGCTGCGCGCCGACCACGTGCTGCGCCCCGCCGCCACCCTCTCCCCGGGCGAGCGCACCCGCGCCGCGCTGGCGCTGCTCCAGGCCCGCGGGGTCAACCTGCTGGTGCTGGACGAGCCCACCAACCACCTTGACCTGCCGGCCATCGAGCAGCTGGAGGCCGCGCTGGACTCCTACACCGGCACGTTGCTGCTGGTCACCCACGACCGTCGGATGCTGGACCAGGTCCGGACCACCCGCCGGATCGAGGTGGCCGACGGGCGCGTCGCCGAACGGTGACCGAGGGCACTGCTGGCCATCCGGCCCACGAGGTGAGACGGTGGGGGGACCAGCGGCCCGCCCCGGGCCGCGCCGGCGCCGCACGGGCGGCCGACCGCGTGTTGACCGACCGCGTGTGACGGCCGCGGACCGGCTCCAGACCCCTGCCATGGGAGGGGACCGACATGCGGGAACTGACGGTCACCGTCCGGCAACAGGACGGTGCGACAGTCCTCACCCCCGTCGGGGAGATCGACTACGACGCCCGCCCCGCGCTGGCCGCCGCGCGGGCGCGGCTGCCCGACCCGGTCGGGGTGGTGCTGCTGGACATGACGGAGGTGTCCTTCATGGACTCCACCGGCCTGCACTTCCTGATCGACCTGCGCCGGCGGGTCGCCGCCGGAGGCGGGCGCCTGACCCTCGCCGGGATCCAGGACCAACCGATCCGCCTGCTGCGGCTGACCGGGCTGATCGACTTCCTCACCGCCCCGCCCGCCCCCCGGCGCGGCTGCTAGAACCCGGCGCGCTCGCCGAGCCCGGCGCCGGACGGCCCCCGGAGCCGCCGCCCCGGGAATTTTCATCGTATCTTGATAAAGTTTTAATGGTTCGTCAGGTCGCGCTCCCTAGGTTGTCGAACTGTGACGACCAGGGGCGTGCGGTGGCGGATGGCGGGGGTGGTGGCGGTGGTGGGCGTGATCGCCACGGGCGTGGGGCTGGTCGACACCGCCCGCGTCGACCAGGGCGGTGAGCGGCTCGGCGGCCTCGCCTCGGCGGGGGACGTCGTCTCCGCCGTGCCGTCGCCCTCCGATCCTGCCGCCGCGACGGCCTCGCCCACCGACCCGGCCGCCGCGCCGGCCCCGTCCCCGGAGCCGTCCACCTCCACCGCCTCCGGCGGCTCCACCGCGCAGCGGGCCCGCCTGCTGGAGACGGTCGTCGCTGCGGTGACGGCGCGGGCGGAGGGCAACGTGGGGGTGGCGGTGCTGGACCTCGCCACCGGGCGGAGCGCCACCGCGGGCGACGACGAGCACGCCTTCGCCACGGCCAGCGTCGCCAAGGTCGACATCCTGGCCGCGCTGCTGCTCCAGGCCCAGCAGGAGGGCCGGGAGCTCACCGCGGAGGAGGAACGGCTGGCCGCAGCGATGATCCAGGTCAGCGACAACGCCGCCGCGGACGCGCTGTGGCGGGTCATCGGCGGCGCGGAGGGGCTCGCGGAGGCCAACGAGCGGTTCGGGATGACCGGGACCGTGCCCGGAGCGGACGGGCACTGGGGCCTCACCCTGACCACGCCCGCCGACCAGCTGGCCCTGCTGCGCACGGTGTTCGCCGAGGACTCGGTGCTGGAGGCGGAGTCGCGGGCCCGTCTCCAGTCGCTCATGGGGGAGATCGCCGAGGGGCAGGACTGGGGGGTCTCCGCCGCCGCGGAGGGCGGCGACTTCGCCCTGAAGAACGGCTGGCTGCCGCGGAGCGCCACCGGCCTGTGGGTGGTCAACAGCATCGGGTGGGTGGCGGTGGACGGCTCCGACGGCCTGCTGGTCGCCGTGCTCAGCGACGGCCAGCTCGACCAGGCGTCCGGCATCTCGCTGGTCGAGGACGTCGCCCGGGCGGCCGTCGGCGTCTTCCGCTAGGCGCCTTCCGGCATGCCCCCGCCCCGGGGCGTCCGGGCCGCCGGGATCCCCCGCCGGGGCGCCGCCGCGGCGCCCCGGCGGGGGAGGGGGTCACAGTTCCGGGATGAAGATCGGCGACAGGCTGATCGTGCCGTTGCCGGCGGCGCCGACCCGCGAGCCGGAGGTGGCCTTCTGGATGGTGTACCAGGAGTCGACGTAGTCCGGGTCCTCGGTCCACCAGTCGTCCGGGATGGCCGCGAGGACGGCGTCCACCAGCGGCACGTACTGGGTCTGCGAGATGACCGTGAGCAGGCCGGCGGCCACCGCCCGGGCCAGCTCCTCGTAGTTGGTGCCGGTGTCCTCCTCCATCAGCACGATGTCGACGGCGTCGTAGCGGAAGTGCGACCAGTTCACCAGGATCTGGCCGGGGGTGTAGGTGCGGCCGTCCTCGTCCAGGTAGGGCAGCTGGACGGTGTCCACCTGGGGCTGGCCGGCCGGGGACACCCCGGCGACCAGGGCGTAGATCTCCGCGTCGCCCCTGACCCAGGGCTCCTGGTCGTCGGAGAGGTGGATCGAGTCCAGCCGGGTGGCGTCGTAGCCGGCCAGCGCGCCGAGCTCGTTGGTGGACGCGGTGGAGGCGGTGCGCGCCGAGTCGGTGGCGGGGGTGGCGGTGGAGTCCGAGGTGGAGACGCCGTGCTCGCGCAAGGTCTCCCGGAAGGTCGCCAGGTGGGAATCGAGGGCGCGCCCGTGGTCGACCCCCACCACCAGGACGGGGCGGTTCGGCACGGTGTGCGCGTCCAGCTGGTGTTCCCGGCCGGAGGCGTCGTAGGCCACCACCGTGGTGGCCTCGTCGGAGCCCTCCGCGGCCACCAGCAGGCCCCGGCCGGCGTGCAGCCCGGCGCGCATCGACTCGTCCCCGAGCCGCACCTGGAGCAGCGAGCCGGTGTCGGCGGGCAGTCCCTCGGCGGCGAGCGCCGCCCGGTTGGCCGCGCCGGCGAGCCGGGCCAGCTCCGCGGGCGCGTCCGCCCGGTCGGCCAGGGCCAGCAGGTCGGCCTCGCCCTCCGGGCCGAGCGCGGCGCGCACCGTCCGCAGCCAGGTGGAGTCGCGCAGCGAGGCGGCCAGCTCCCGGGCCGTCTGGCGAGCGGCGCGCTCGGCGTCGGCGGCGGTCGTCGCGGAGGTCGCCGCGGGGGTGGTGCCGGTGGCCTCGACCGGTCGCGCGGTGGCGGTGCCGGCCGCGCAGACGCAGACCAGCAGGCCGCCGGCGAGCAGCGCTCCGGTGGTGCGAAGGGGGTTTCTACGCGCGTTGAACGAGAGCATGCGGGTCTCCCTGTCGTGGATGCGCGGGTTCGGGCGAGATTCTCGCCCGGCCGCCGAGAACCCGGCAAGAGGGCCTCGGCGGCCATTCCCGCAGCCGACCTCGCGGCCGTCCTCGCGGCCGTCGTCACGGTCGGTGGTCGGCTCGGCGCCGCGGGCGGGCGGTAGTCCGCCGTCGGCAGATCGACACCGGGAAAGCTGGAGGTTTCCCACAAGGGTCGGCGCCAGCGCGGGACCTGGCCGGAAATCTCCCTCGCATGCTCGGCCTCCTGCCCATGCGAGGGCGGAGGGCGTGCTGCCGGCCTGGGCCTTCGGGCTAAGCCGCGCCCCGAGAACTGTCACGGTCTCACAATGCCTCCTCCTGTTGGGCCTGGATACAGTCCAAACCCCACCAGGCACCCCCGATCTGGTACGAGCCCCCGCCCCTCCCCGATTCGGAGGCAATCCGTGACACTCGCCCTCAAGCCCGGCACGTCCTGGGCGGAGACCTACGCCCGGTGCGTGACGGTCGCTCCCGAGGCGTTCCGGGACGACCGGCTGCTCAACCTCACCCTCGGCGCGTGGCGCGCCGTGGGGACCCCCGGCACCCACGCCACGCCCATCGACGGCAGCAGCATCCCCGGGCCGCCCCGGATCGGCATCGAGGAGGCCCGCGCGGCGGTGGCCTTCGCCGGTGAGCAGCACGAGGAGTGGAGCCGCGTGCCGCTGGCCGAGCGCAAGCGGCGCGTCGGGGAGGCGGTGGAGGCCATGGCGGCCCACCGCGACCTGCTCGCGCTGCTGCTGGTCTGGGAGATCGGCAAGCCGTGGCGGCTGGCCTGCGCCGACGTGGACCGCGCGCTGGACGGGGTCCGCTGGTACCTGGAGAACATCGACCGCCAACTCGCCGTCGGCACCGAGGCCGAGCGCCGGGCGCTGCCCGGCCCGGTCTCCAACATCGCCAGCTGGAACTACCCGATGAGCGTGCAGGTGCACGCGGAACTGGTGCAGCTGCTCGCCGGCAACGCCGTGGTCGCCAAGACCCCCAGCCAGGGCGGGTTCCACTGCCTGACGCTGGCTCACGCCCTGATGCACCGGGCGGGGCTCCCGGTCACCCTGCTGTCCGGGATGGGCGGCCAGATCGCCGACGCGCTGATCCGCGACCCGCGTCTGGGCGCCCTGGCCTTCGTCGGCGGCCGGTCCAACGGCCGCAAGGCCGCCACCGCGCTGGCCGACACCGGCCGCCGCCACTTCCTGGAGCAGGAGGGGCTGAACTGCTGGGGCGTGTGGGACTTCAGCCAGTGGGACCTGCTCGCCGGCCACCTGCGCAAGGGCTTCGAGTACGCCAAGCAGCGCTGCACCGCCTACCCCCGCTACGTCGTCCAGCGGGAGCTGTTCCCGCGGTTCCTGAGCACC
Coding sequences:
- a CDS encoding ABC transporter ATP-binding protein — protein: MTSPQEPMDHRYRGEHPVRTLLYLFRDERVALVLAVLVFVVKHSPTWLLPLVTANIIDVVVQHGPITDLWINVGVILVILLVNPPLHLLYVRWLHGAVRRTGSRLRWALCGRMQQLSIGYHARMSASVLQAKVIRDVETIEQMIVQTVDGGLGSLTVLIGGLVIIGVSAPAFLPVFLVVVPAAAYLVARLRARMRTRNESFRREVELLSSRVHEMTSLIPITRAHALESDALRRVDGSLRQVLDSGLRLDRINGRFASLAWVLLNILGVVTLAAAALVVYYDVLPLTPGDVVMLSSFLTILTGSTTALMSLTPVITKGLESVRSVGEVLQAPDLENNAGKAQVTRVEGAFEFRSVGFRYEGSDASAVRDFTLTVSPGETIAFVGASGAGKSTVLNLLIGFLRPTSGRILLDGTDMETLDLRSYRRFLSVVPQESILFQGTIRENVTYGLPQVSEEKLLAALRDANALEFIERMPDGLDTVVGERGARLSGGQKQRLAIARALIRDPRVLILDEATSALDTASEALVQQALARLVRGRTTFVVAHRLSTIKGADRIVVMRHGGIEEVGSHEDLLARAGAYTSLQAHQLA
- a CDS encoding helix-turn-helix domain-containing protein, producing MRDQARRRELGAFLRAHREALAPGTVGVRTTARRRTPGLRREEVATLSGVSVAWYTWLEQGRVDPSRQVVEALAGALRLSADARAHLLALAGFHGPAVRGPDAPERAGADSRAALAARLRPVLESWTDSPALLLDGGLDILACNRAHRRRWSDPGRLPADRRNLMWWLVADPAVREAVVGWEALARDVLALLNLRLGERAGDPRAAGLRAVLGADVPELAHWWTCRGVAEFRAREVRVREPDGSVRPYLFSVLRPAGEGDAALWVQTPLRPEAAGAG
- a CDS encoding TIGR03564 family F420-dependent LLM class oxidoreductase; translation: MQIGMKIAPSGRARNDVDDLLEQARRATAAGFAALWAPQGFSYDALTALAVLARDPGVAGVELGVTVVTAQSRHAITTASQARTLQAASGGRAVLGIGASHAGFSERFGVPFDRPAAYVEEYLDALLPLLRDEEVRVRGERVTACTAGVSTAVAGAERPVPVLLGALGPRMLRLAGGRADGTVTFMAGPRTIGGHIAPAVTAAAHAAGRPAPRVLVGVNVSLTGEPDRVRAEVDAELSWVADLPSYRRLLDLEGAGSPGEITVAGDERAVRRGIRRLAEAGATGLNVTPVGTPAEVGRTIELLGALAGELGGPVAGGADVGGAAEG
- a CDS encoding ABC-F family ATP-binding cassette domain-containing protein, whose amino-acid sequence is MAATLVAKELAAGHGDRALFSALDLVVAPGDVVGLVGANGAGKSTLLRLLAGLATPEQGQVRLSPPTATVGYLPQEPERRPGETVAAFLGRRTGVTAAQADLDAATEALVDGRPGADDAYATSLERWLALGGADLEERAEEVAAALGLAVGLDAPMTALSGGQAARVGLASLLLSRYDVFLLDEPTNDLDLDGLARLEEFVTGLRAGTVLVSHDREFLTRTVTRVVELDLAQQQVRAYGGGYAAYLEEREVARRHAREEYEEYADTRAALEARARTQRAWMEKGVKNARRKAGDNDKIGRKFRTEATEKQASKARQTERLIERLEVVEEPRKEWELRMSIAAAPRSGAVVATLRGATVRRGGFTLGPVDLQVDWADRIAITGANGAGKSTLLGVLLGRVPLDAGHAALGSGVVVGEVDQARAHFHGAAPLLDAFEAAVPEMTPADVRTLLAKFGLRADHVLRPAATLSPGERTRAALALLQARGVNLLVLDEPTNHLDLPAIEQLEAALDSYTGTLLLVTHDRRMLDQVRTTRRIEVADGRVAER
- a CDS encoding STAS domain-containing protein is translated as MRELTVTVRQQDGATVLTPVGEIDYDARPALAAARARLPDPVGVVLLDMTEVSFMDSTGLHFLIDLRRRVAAGGGRLTLAGIQDQPIRLLRLTGLIDFLTAPPAPRRGC
- a CDS encoding serine hydrolase, whose translation is MTTRGVRWRMAGVVAVVGVIATGVGLVDTARVDQGGERLGGLASAGDVVSAVPSPSDPAAATASPTDPAAAPAPSPEPSTSTASGGSTAQRARLLETVVAAVTARAEGNVGVAVLDLATGRSATAGDDEHAFATASVAKVDILAALLLQAQQEGRELTAEEERLAAAMIQVSDNAAADALWRVIGGAEGLAEANERFGMTGTVPGADGHWGLTLTTPADQLALLRTVFAEDSVLEAESRARLQSLMGEIAEGQDWGVSAAAEGGDFALKNGWLPRSATGLWVVNSIGWVAVDGSDGLLVAVLSDGQLDQASGISLVEDVARAAVGVFR
- a CDS encoding DUF3103 family protein, which gives rise to MLSFNARRNPLRTTGALLAGGLLVCVCAAGTATARPVEATGTTPAATSATTAADAERAARQTARELAASLRDSTWLRTVRAALGPEGEADLLALADRADAPAELARLAGAANRAALAAEGLPADTGSLLQVRLGDESMRAGLHAGRGLLVAAEGSDEATTVVAYDASGREHQLDAHTVPNRPVLVVGVDHGRALDSHLATFRETLREHGVSTSDSTATPATDSARTASTASTNELGALAGYDATRLDSIHLSDDQEPWVRGDAEIYALVAGVSPAGQPQVDTVQLPYLDEDGRTYTPGQILVNWSHFRYDAVDIVLMEEDTGTNYEELARAVAAGLLTVISQTQYVPLVDAVLAAIPDDWWTEDPDYVDSWYTIQKATSGSRVGAAGNGTISLSPIFIPEL
- a CDS encoding aldehyde dehydrogenase family protein: MPPPVGPGYSPNPTRHPRSGTSPRPSPIRRQSVTLALKPGTSWAETYARCVTVAPEAFRDDRLLNLTLGAWRAVGTPGTHATPIDGSSIPGPPRIGIEEARAAVAFAGEQHEEWSRVPLAERKRRVGEAVEAMAAHRDLLALLLVWEIGKPWRLACADVDRALDGVRWYLENIDRQLAVGTEAERRALPGPVSNIASWNYPMSVQVHAELVQLLAGNAVVAKTPSQGGFHCLTLAHALMHRAGLPVTLLSGMGGQIADALIRDPRLGALAFVGGRSNGRKAATALADTGRRHFLEQEGLNCWGVWDFSQWDLLAGHLRKGFEYAKQRCTAYPRYVVQRELFPRFLSTYLSVVEGLRFGHPLAVESPDDPLPELDFGPVIHAAKAAELRGHFDAAVAGRGVPLHRGDLARGRFLPGQDTSAYLAPMCVLEPPANWALHHSEPFGPLDSVVLVDTEAELLAAMNAGNGSLVASVATDDADFGARVGEDLLAFKVGVNKPRSRGDREEVFGGIGGSWKGAFVGGDLLVHAVTYGPEGPDEKLYGNFPDYSLYPAR